A genomic window from Winogradskyella sp. J14-2 includes:
- the cls gene encoding cardiolipin synthase produces MPLYIFIIYILILLIVCIRIIINTTTPSKGLAYLLLVISFPVVGIIFYLSVGLNYRKKKLYQKKILIDEKAFPEINERKQLHSQKVLAKHKDTLGNFYPMLNLLKDKSFSSDNNTVQLYINGENKFPAIIDSLKAAKHHIHIEYYIYENDTIGNEIAELLIAKAQEGVKVRFIYDDLGSKNIRSNFVKKLQKAGVEAFPFYKINFIHFANRLNYRNHRKIIVIDGTTGFVGGINVSDKYINTSKNKLFWRDTHLKIVGTSVLNLQFTFLTDWNFCSKQNIAFSQDYFPIVKEEKKYGNDLVQIVASGPDSDHPNIMYSLVQTILLAKKELLITTPYFIPNSSFINAIKIAALSGVKVTLLVPGISDSFIVNVTSQSFYQELLEVGVKIYKYNKGFVHAKTLVCDQEIAVVGTANLDIRSFDLNFEINAITYDTIIAQQLSNQFYEDLQESIQLEIVKWNNRPVYVKFMEKVFRLFSSLM; encoded by the coding sequence TTGCCTTTATACATTTTCATAATTTACATTCTTATACTGCTCATTGTTTGCATTAGAATTATTATTAATACCACTACGCCAAGCAAAGGGCTTGCCTACCTTCTTTTAGTGATTTCATTTCCTGTAGTAGGTATTATTTTTTATCTAAGCGTAGGGTTAAATTATAGAAAGAAAAAATTATACCAAAAGAAGATTCTTATAGATGAAAAAGCCTTTCCTGAAATTAACGAAAGAAAGCAGTTACACTCTCAAAAGGTCTTAGCAAAACATAAGGACACGTTGGGCAATTTTTATCCGATGTTGAACCTACTTAAAGACAAAAGTTTTAGCTCAGATAATAATACTGTTCAACTTTATATTAATGGCGAAAATAAATTTCCTGCAATAATTGATAGTCTAAAAGCCGCAAAACACCATATTCATATAGAATATTATATATATGAAAATGATACCATTGGAAACGAGATTGCAGAATTATTAATTGCCAAGGCCCAAGAAGGTGTGAAGGTTAGATTTATTTATGATGACCTAGGCAGTAAAAATATACGCTCTAATTTTGTAAAAAAACTACAGAAAGCAGGTGTGGAAGCCTTCCCATTTTACAAAATTAATTTCATCCATTTTGCCAATAGACTTAACTACAGAAATCATAGAAAAATTATTGTTATTGATGGAACAACAGGCTTTGTGGGTGGCATAAACGTTTCTGACAAATACATAAACACGTCAAAAAACAAACTCTTTTGGAGAGATACACATTTAAAAATAGTAGGCACCTCCGTTTTGAACTTACAATTTACTTTTTTAACAGACTGGAATTTTTGTTCAAAACAAAATATAGCATTTTCCCAAGACTACTTCCCTATTGTTAAAGAAGAAAAAAAATATGGAAACGACCTCGTACAAATTGTAGCTAGCGGTCCAGATTCGGACCATCCTAATATAATGTACTCTCTTGTACAAACCATTTTGCTAGCAAAAAAAGAACTCTTAATTACTACGCCTTATTTTATACCTAACAGTTCGTTCATTAATGCCATAAAAATTGCAGCTCTAAGTGGTGTAAAAGTAACATTATTGGTGCCAGGTATTTCAGATTCATTTATTGTAAATGTTACCTCTCAATCATTTTATCAAGAATTATTAGAAGTAGGTGTAAAAATATATAAGTACAATAAAGGCTTTGTACATGCAAAAACCTTAGTGTGCGATCAAGAAATCGCAGTAGTTGGTACCGCAAATTTAGATATTAGAAGTTTTGATCTTAATTTTGAAATCAATGCTATTACTTACGATACTATAATTGCACAACAATTGTCCAATCAGTTTTATGAAGATTTACAAGAATCTATACAACTTGAAATAGTAAAATGGAACAACAGACCAGTTTACGTTAAATTTATGGAAAAGGTTTTTCGGCTGTTCTCATCGTTAATGTAA
- a CDS encoding HdeD family acid-resistance protein, with amino-acid sequence MNLFFKKVKESVKYWYLVLIIGISLIITGIWTLINPENSFLALSIIFSISFLFNGVLEILFSIMNRKEIENWNWTLFLGVINSVIGIMLLSNPAVSILSLSLYVGFAILFRSFWALGTSMDLKHYGLSEWKNLMIIGALGMVFSFILIGNPALAGMTLVLWTGMGFLFSGIFNTYLAFKMKSLHKNWNKVSAEVKLKLDEIEAAIKKELH; translated from the coding sequence ATGAATCTATTTTTTAAAAAAGTAAAAGAATCCGTTAAATACTGGTATCTCGTACTTATTATTGGTATTTCATTGATTATCACAGGAATTTGGACGCTTATAAATCCAGAAAATTCGTTTTTGGCTTTAAGTATCATTTTTAGTATTTCCTTTCTGTTTAATGGCGTTTTAGAAATACTCTTTTCAATTATGAATCGTAAAGAAATTGAAAATTGGAACTGGACTCTATTTTTGGGTGTTATAAACAGTGTAATAGGAATTATGCTGCTTTCAAATCCTGCAGTTTCAATATTAAGCTTATCGCTTTATGTTGGTTTCGCTATATTGTTTCGTTCATTTTGGGCTCTTGGCACCTCTATGGATTTAAAACATTATGGCCTAAGCGAATGGAAAAACTTAATGATAATTGGAGCTTTAGGAATGGTGTTTTCTTTTATCTTAATTGGAAATCCTGCATTAGCAGGAATGACGCTTGTACTATGGACAGGCATGGGATTTTTATTTAGTGGTATATTTAATACTTACTTAGCATTTAAAATGAAAAGCCTTCATAAAAATTGGAATAAAGTTTCTGCTGAAGTAAAGTTAAAACTAGATGAAATAGAAGCAGCTATTAAAAAAGAGCTGCATTAA
- a CDS encoding HAD family hydrolase, producing MKKQIIVLVSLFVLTYSCKQDNTTTTTEQETSSISDPLPSWNDGKTKDEIIAFVKKVTTEGTQDFVPVEDRIATFDNDGTLWAEQPIYFQLFFALDQIKVLAPEHPEWKTTEPFKSVLEDDMEGVLKSGKEGLLKIAMASHANIDAEDFKSAVKTWMATAKHPRFNQPYNAVVYQPMLELMTYLEANGFTNFIVSGGDIDFMRAWATETYGIPSHRIVGSTVEAEYDNTDGKASVIRLPGVVLADRGDGKPIGIYRHIGKKPIFAAGNSDGDLEMLHYTDANTHPSLKLYVHHTDETREWAYDRDSPIGELNKGLDEAMAKNWTIANMKNDWNIIFPFEK from the coding sequence ATGAAAAAACAAATTATCGTATTAGTAAGCTTGTTTGTTCTTACCTATAGTTGTAAGCAAGACAACACTACTACAACTACCGAACAAGAAACTAGCAGCATCTCAGATCCATTACCTTCATGGAATGACGGTAAAACAAAAGATGAGATTATAGCCTTTGTGAAAAAAGTAACAACCGAAGGTACGCAAGACTTTGTACCTGTAGAAGACCGTATTGCCACTTTTGACAATGATGGAACGCTTTGGGCAGAACAGCCTATTTATTTTCAGTTATTTTTTGCATTAGACCAAATTAAGGTATTGGCACCAGAGCATCCCGAATGGAAAACTACCGAACCTTTTAAATCGGTTTTAGAAGATGATATGGAGGGCGTTTTAAAATCTGGAAAAGAAGGCCTTCTTAAAATAGCCATGGCGAGTCATGCCAATATCGATGCGGAAGATTTTAAGTCAGCCGTAAAGACTTGGATGGCCACTGCAAAACACCCTCGTTTTAATCAACCCTATAATGCTGTTGTTTATCAACCCATGCTTGAATTGATGACCTATTTAGAAGCCAATGGCTTTACAAACTTTATCGTTTCGGGTGGGGATATTGATTTTATGCGCGCGTGGGCAACAGAAACATATGGCATTCCTTCACACCGTATTGTTGGTAGCACAGTTGAAGCTGAATATGACAATACAGATGGCAAAGCCTCTGTGATAAGGTTACCTGGTGTGGTATTAGCAGATAGAGGCGATGGTAAACCTATTGGAATTTATAGACATATTGGTAAAAAACCCATTTTTGCGGCTGGAAATTCTGATGGTGATTTAGAAATGTTACACTATACAGATGCTAACACCCATCCAAGTCTTAAGTTATATGTACACCATACAGATGAAACAAGAGAATGGGCTTACGATAGGGATTCACCAATTGGTGAACTTAACAAAGGACTTGACGAAGCCATGGCAAAAAATTGGACCATTGCCAATATGAAAAACGACTGGAACATTATTTTTCCTTTTGAAAAGTAA
- a CDS encoding PCMD domain-containing protein — protein MKHIKFIICLVLSLATLHSCIEEDKFGLSSFKAITAFQLPMQDGTTTINAEELLIEIPIGEGVNLENIVPSNIEISNLATISPLPSEPQDFTNPVLYTVTAEDNTTAIWTVTVVSTLPNPQLPNSNFDLWYPVSDYQQPGESEDTTVWGTANRALAIAGDANTNPEDLGNGDFAVNLTSVAAPLLVRMAAATLFTGKFTDGFPNPADPRSNIDFGTPFSGKPNAFRLDYTYIPGESYEDEDGNVIPGSDQCDIYVLLEKREGDVIERIGTGWFRSDTQVDTFTNLEVDIIYGQLDSSLPQFEYANIRDDEVWGNAEDTPTHITVVFSSSALGDFFTGAIGSELRINNFELVY, from the coding sequence ATGAAACATATAAAATTTATAATCTGCCTGGTTCTAAGTTTAGCAACACTTCATTCATGCATAGAGGAGGATAAATTCGGTTTGTCTTCATTTAAAGCCATTACCGCTTTTCAACTACCTATGCAAGATGGTACAACTACTATAAATGCAGAGGAACTGTTAATAGAGATTCCCATTGGTGAGGGTGTAAATTTAGAAAACATAGTACCTTCTAACATAGAAATATCAAACCTCGCTACTATTTCACCATTACCTAGCGAACCACAAGATTTTACAAATCCAGTACTGTATACGGTAACTGCAGAAGACAACACTACTGCCATTTGGACGGTTACAGTGGTTTCTACCTTGCCAAATCCACAGTTACCAAACAGCAATTTCGATCTTTGGTATCCAGTTAGCGATTACCAACAACCAGGAGAAAGTGAGGACACAACGGTTTGGGGCACTGCCAATAGAGCTTTAGCCATTGCTGGCGACGCAAATACCAATCCAGAGGATTTAGGAAATGGTGACTTTGCTGTTAATCTAACCAGTGTTGCGGCACCACTTTTAGTAAGAATGGCAGCTGCCACCTTATTTACTGGAAAATTTACAGATGGTTTTCCTAATCCTGCAGATCCAAGAAGTAATATTGATTTTGGCACACCGTTCTCGGGAAAACCAAATGCCTTTCGTTTAGACTACACTTATATACCTGGCGAGTCTTATGAAGATGAAGACGGAAACGTAATTCCTGGCTCAGACCAATGCGATATTTATGTGTTGTTGGAAAAAAGAGAAGGAGACGTTATTGAAAGAATAGGCACAGGTTGGTTTAGAAGCGACACGCAGGTAGATACATTTACAAACTTAGAGGTAGATATTATTTATGGACAACTAGATTCATCCTTACCTCAATTTGAATATGCTAATATTAGGGATGATGAGGTTTGGGGCAATGCCGAAGATACACCAACACACATTACAGTGGTGTTTTCCTCTAGCGCTTTGGGCGATTTTTTCACTGGTGCCATAGGCAGCGAGCTTCGGATAAACAATTTTGAATTAGTGTATTAG
- a CDS encoding autotransporter outer membrane beta-barrel domain-containing protein, translating to MTKKYKLNLTYYLIPILFSAKAYCQDNISLNEIDYKINKGRFYSSLNFSLDQRNAENENQLIRQVIDQNKYDYTITANAGFAIKDNLTLGFSAGYGRAKEVITFLDQDDMEVQSNLLEQSFSFLPNLRQYIPIGAGRLQIIVQTQLGFTFGESLQRDFMMNDVNKIETDFIDFQLGINPGLVLFFNRNWALETTVGVAGFSARLDEKTVNNDVDAQEKVQTTNIDLKLNLLELSLGVAYYFK from the coding sequence ATGACCAAAAAGTATAAACTAAACTTAACGTACTACCTCATACCAATACTATTTAGTGCAAAGGCGTATTGCCAAGATAATATTAGTCTTAATGAAATTGACTATAAAATTAATAAAGGGAGATTTTACAGTTCCTTGAATTTTTCCCTAGATCAAAGAAATGCAGAGAACGAAAACCAGCTGATAAGACAGGTTATAGACCAGAACAAATACGATTATACAATAACAGCCAATGCAGGTTTTGCCATAAAAGACAACCTAACCTTAGGGTTTTCGGCTGGATATGGTAGGGCAAAGGAGGTCATTACATTTTTAGATCAAGACGACATGGAGGTGCAGTCTAACTTGTTGGAACAAAGCTTTTCATTCTTACCCAACCTTAGACAGTATATACCAATTGGGGCAGGAAGACTTCAAATTATAGTTCAAACGCAACTAGGTTTCACGTTTGGAGAATCTTTACAACGCGATTTTATGATGAACGACGTCAATAAAATAGAAACTGACTTTATAGATTTTCAATTGGGTATAAATCCAGGCCTTGTACTATTTTTTAATCGAAATTGGGCATTAGAAACAACGGTAGGTGTTGCTGGTTTTTCCGCAAGACTTGATGAAAAAACAGTGAACAACGATGTCGATGCCCAAGAAAAAGTTCAAACCACTAATATAGATTTAAAGCTCAACCTTTTAGAATTAAGTTTAGGAGTCGCCTATTACTTTAAATAG
- a CDS encoding phosphate-starvation-inducible PsiE family protein — translation MKNSKILNIVASIERVIIIVLLFALLTVVIYSTVVFLILLYDGITYTLNTNITQENNILIYLHTIFGGFMLVLIGIELLHTVKIYLKENTVKAEVVLLVALIGLARHIIDLDLHLDPISYIGIGVLLIALAGSYYLIRKTSND, via the coding sequence ATGAAAAACTCGAAAATATTAAATATCGTAGCAAGCATAGAGCGCGTTATAATAATTGTACTCTTATTTGCATTATTAACCGTAGTCATATATTCTACTGTTGTTTTTCTTATTCTACTCTATGATGGTATTACCTACACATTAAATACAAATATTACACAAGAAAACAATATTTTAATCTATCTGCATACCATTTTTGGTGGTTTTATGTTGGTCTTAATCGGTATTGAATTACTACATACTGTAAAAATCTATCTTAAAGAGAATACTGTAAAAGCTGAGGTTGTTTTATTAGTAGCATTGATAGGTCTCGCAAGACATATCATCGATTTAGATTTGCATTTAGATCCAATTTCATACATAGGGATTGGTGTGCTTCTGATAGCATTGGCAGGGAGTTATTATCTAATAAGAAAAACATCAAATGATTAG